One Malania oleifera isolate guangnan ecotype guangnan chromosome 10, ASM2987363v1, whole genome shotgun sequence genomic region harbors:
- the LOC131166970 gene encoding prohibitin-1, mitochondrial, giving the protein MNFNNVKVPKVPGGGAASALLKVGIIGGLGLYGAANSLYNVEGGHRAIVFNRLVGIKEKVYPEGTHLMIPWFERPVIYDVRARPHLVESTSGSRDLQMVKIGLRVLTRPLPDQLPAIYRTLGENYNERVLPSIIHETLKAVVAQYNASQLITQREAVSREIRRILTERAAYFNIALDDVSITSLTFGKEFTAAIEAKQVAAQEAERAKFVVEKAEQDKRSAIIRAQGEAKSAQLIGQAIANNPAFITLRKIEAAREIAQTMSHASNKVFLNSDDLLLNLQEMSLESTTNGKK; this is encoded by the exons atgaatttcaaCAACGTTAAAGTTCCCAAGGTGCCGGGTGGCGGTGCAGCATCTGCCTTGCTCAAGGTTGGAATCATTGGTGGGCTTGGTCTCTATGGAGCTGCTAACAGTCTGTATAATGTTGAGGGAGGACACCGCGCCATTGTCTTCAATCGTTTAGTTGGCATCAAAGAAAAG GTTTATCCTGAAGGAACACATCTGATGATCCCATGGTTTGAAAGGCCAGTCATATATGATGTCCGTGCACGACCCCATCTAGTGGAGAGCACTTCAGGAAGCCGTGACCTTCAGATG GTAAAGATTGGGCTTCGAGTTCTCACACGCCCTTTGCCGGATCAGTTACCTGCAATTTATCGAACCCTTGGGGAGAACTATAATGAGAGAGTCCTGCCTTCAATAATCCATGAAACTTTGAAAGCTGTAGTTGCTCAGTATAACGCCAGCCAGCTTATTACTCAGAGAGAG GCTGTTAGCAGGGAAATACGAAGGATACTGACAGAAAGGGCAGCGTATTTCAACATTGCACTGGATGATGTCTCCATTACAAGCCTGACTTTTGGAAAAGAGTTTACGGCTGCTATTGAAGCGAAGCAGGTAGCTGCACAAGAAGCTGAGAGGGCGAAATTTGTTGTGGAAAAAGCTGAGCAAGACAAGAGAAGTGCTATTATCAGAGCTCAG GGTGAGGCCAAGAGTGCCCAACTAATAGGTCAAGCCATTGCCAACAACCCAGCATTCATCACGCTGAGGAAAATTGAAGCTGCAAGAGAAATTGCACAGACAATGTCGCATGCATCTAATAAGGTTTTCTTGAATTCAGATGATCTGTTGTTGAACCTTCAGGAAATGAGTTTGGAGAGCACCACCAATGGGAAGAAATAA